The following are encoded in a window of Geotrypetes seraphini chromosome 5, aGeoSer1.1, whole genome shotgun sequence genomic DNA:
- the EDA2R gene encoding tumor necrosis factor receptor superfamily member 27 isoform X1: MARKGFPPPPPLLLLLLSLTELCFSLANPPECQESEYRDAQGRCVPCRECGPGQELSKECGYGEGGDGQCVTCQVRRFKNDWGHHRCKTCLACVLVNRVQKSNCTAVANTVCGECLPGFYSKTRIGGLQDQECIPCTQQTPITESQCMSRVGQLETVAPSLPSHNHTVLAVVIGTALGLILLALGVLSILYCRSFMKRQVQQAFLRSEDEAVQMVLFTARPPCDPQHPTSASDTDTSQQVQGPTEEAQPVTASRNGSCSPPCPLQPGLPCAPVPLPVREPQLIRSLSETQPLLRNSGCSGSSVSSEARQSPGGCVTPFLQCPTASPCASEPQQHWAHSPVECTELDLQKFSTEMGLTETEDQEQVRNQGSRTAVGDGTAMKMEARVGCVRTANLQKAHVPEGACQESCSGLRPVLQNEVDEMQSQVSRTGHMTQGLHIGKISPATVLLLSLKLDPFLPGVKNFLDVGVDLGIPTEHLRQMTGFGHLHTYLSSTSPYTIPVLLQSLYKLQRWDALSLLCDHLTQSWGHSCREASSPGDFQCHIWAERGRGTVRD, encoded by the exons ATGGCGAGGAAGGGATTTCCACCaccaccgccgctgctgctgctgctgctctctcTAACAGAG CTGTGCTTCAGTCTTGCTAACCCTCCTGAATGCCAGGAGAGCGAGTACCGGGATGCTCAGGGGAGGTGTGTCCCCTGCCGGGAGTGTGGGCCTGGCCAGGAGCTGTCCAAG GAATGTGGCTATGGGGAAGGTGGAGATGGCCAGTGTGTGACCTGCCAGGTGCGCAGGTTTAAAAATGACTGGGGACATCACCGCTGCAAAACCTGTCTTGCTTGCGTACTCGTCAATCGTGTCCAGAAATCCAACTGCACAGCTGTTGCTAACACAGTGTGTGGGGAGTGTCTGCCCGG GTTCTACAGTAAAACCAGGATAGGAGGACTGCAGGATCAGGAGTGTATCCCCTGCACACAGCAGACCCCAATTACTGAGTCTCAGT GTATGTCTAGGGTAGGACAACTGGAGACGGTGGCCCCCAGCCTGCCCTCCCACAACCACACTGTCCTGGCTGTAGTTATTGGTACGGCACTGGGGCTGATTCTGCTGGCTCTGGGAGTCCTGTCCATCCTTTACTGCAGGAGCTTCATGAAAAGGCAGGTCCAGCAAG CTTTTCTGAGATCGGAAGATGAAGCTGTACAGATGGTGCTGTTCACAGCCAGGCCCCCCTGTGACCCTCAGCATCCCACGTCTGCCTCCGACACTGACACCTCTCAGCAGGTGCAAG GTCCAACTGAAGAGGCACAGCCAGTCACTGCGTCTCGCAATGGATCCTGCAGTCCGCCCTGCCCCCTGCAGCCAGGTCTCCCGTGTGCCCCAGTACCACTGCCTGTAAGAGAACCCCAGCTAATACGGAGCTTGTCAGAAACCCAGCCTCTGCTCAGGAACTCTGGCTGCAGTGGCAGCTCCGTGTCCTCAGAGGCCCGACAAAGCCCAGGAGGGTGTGTGACGCCCTTCCTGCAGTGCCCGACAGCATCGCCCTGTGCATCAGAGCCACAGCAGCACTGGGCCCACTCCCCAGTGGAGTGTACAGAACTGGATCTTCAGAAATTCTCTACAGAGATGGGATTAACAGAAACCGAGGACCAAGAGCAGGTTAGGAACCAGGGGTCAAGGACAGCGGTAGGCGATGGGACCGCAATGAAGATGGAAGCCCGTGTGGGTTGTGTCCGTACTGCCAATCTTCAGAAAGCCCATGTGCCAGAGGGAGCATGCCAGGAGTCTTGCTCAGGCCTTCGTCCTGTTCTGCAGAATGAG GTCGATGAAATGCAGAGTCAGGTGTCCAGGACTGGCCACATGACacaag GTCTGCACATAGGAAAGATATCTCCTGCCACGGTGCTGCTGCTCAGCCTGAAACTGGACCCTTTCCTACCAGGAGTGAAGAATTTCCTGGATGTGGGAGTGGATCTGGGGATCCCCACTGAGCATCTGAGGCAAATGACAGGGTTCGGGCACCTACACACCTACCTGTCCAGTACCAGCCCCTACACCATCCCCGTCCTGCTCCAGTCCCTCTACAAGCTGCAACGCTGGGATGCCCTCTCCCTGCTGTGTGACCACTTGACTCAGAGCTGGGGTCACAGCTGCCGGGAAGCCAGTTCACCCGGGGATTTCCAGTGCCACATctgggcagagagaggaaggggaacTGTGAGAGACTGA
- the EDA2R gene encoding tumor necrosis factor receptor superfamily member 27 isoform X2, producing MARKGFPPPPPLLLLLLSLTEECGYGEGGDGQCVTCQVRRFKNDWGHHRCKTCLACVLVNRVQKSNCTAVANTVCGECLPGFYSKTRIGGLQDQECIPCTQQTPITESQCMSRVGQLETVAPSLPSHNHTVLAVVIGTALGLILLALGVLSILYCRSFMKRQVQQAFLRSEDEAVQMVLFTARPPCDPQHPTSASDTDTSQQVQGPTEEAQPVTASRNGSCSPPCPLQPGLPCAPVPLPVREPQLIRSLSETQPLLRNSGCSGSSVSSEARQSPGGCVTPFLQCPTASPCASEPQQHWAHSPVECTELDLQKFSTEMGLTETEDQEQVRNQGSRTAVGDGTAMKMEARVGCVRTANLQKAHVPEGACQESCSGLRPVLQNEVDEMQSQVSRTGHMTQGLHIGKISPATVLLLSLKLDPFLPGVKNFLDVGVDLGIPTEHLRQMTGFGHLHTYLSSTSPYTIPVLLQSLYKLQRWDALSLLCDHLTQSWGHSCREASSPGDFQCHIWAERGRGTVRD from the exons ATGGCGAGGAAGGGATTTCCACCaccaccgccgctgctgctgctgctgctctctcTAACAGAG GAATGTGGCTATGGGGAAGGTGGAGATGGCCAGTGTGTGACCTGCCAGGTGCGCAGGTTTAAAAATGACTGGGGACATCACCGCTGCAAAACCTGTCTTGCTTGCGTACTCGTCAATCGTGTCCAGAAATCCAACTGCACAGCTGTTGCTAACACAGTGTGTGGGGAGTGTCTGCCCGG GTTCTACAGTAAAACCAGGATAGGAGGACTGCAGGATCAGGAGTGTATCCCCTGCACACAGCAGACCCCAATTACTGAGTCTCAGT GTATGTCTAGGGTAGGACAACTGGAGACGGTGGCCCCCAGCCTGCCCTCCCACAACCACACTGTCCTGGCTGTAGTTATTGGTACGGCACTGGGGCTGATTCTGCTGGCTCTGGGAGTCCTGTCCATCCTTTACTGCAGGAGCTTCATGAAAAGGCAGGTCCAGCAAG CTTTTCTGAGATCGGAAGATGAAGCTGTACAGATGGTGCTGTTCACAGCCAGGCCCCCCTGTGACCCTCAGCATCCCACGTCTGCCTCCGACACTGACACCTCTCAGCAGGTGCAAG GTCCAACTGAAGAGGCACAGCCAGTCACTGCGTCTCGCAATGGATCCTGCAGTCCGCCCTGCCCCCTGCAGCCAGGTCTCCCGTGTGCCCCAGTACCACTGCCTGTAAGAGAACCCCAGCTAATACGGAGCTTGTCAGAAACCCAGCCTCTGCTCAGGAACTCTGGCTGCAGTGGCAGCTCCGTGTCCTCAGAGGCCCGACAAAGCCCAGGAGGGTGTGTGACGCCCTTCCTGCAGTGCCCGACAGCATCGCCCTGTGCATCAGAGCCACAGCAGCACTGGGCCCACTCCCCAGTGGAGTGTACAGAACTGGATCTTCAGAAATTCTCTACAGAGATGGGATTAACAGAAACCGAGGACCAAGAGCAGGTTAGGAACCAGGGGTCAAGGACAGCGGTAGGCGATGGGACCGCAATGAAGATGGAAGCCCGTGTGGGTTGTGTCCGTACTGCCAATCTTCAGAAAGCCCATGTGCCAGAGGGAGCATGCCAGGAGTCTTGCTCAGGCCTTCGTCCTGTTCTGCAGAATGAG GTCGATGAAATGCAGAGTCAGGTGTCCAGGACTGGCCACATGACacaag GTCTGCACATAGGAAAGATATCTCCTGCCACGGTGCTGCTGCTCAGCCTGAAACTGGACCCTTTCCTACCAGGAGTGAAGAATTTCCTGGATGTGGGAGTGGATCTGGGGATCCCCACTGAGCATCTGAGGCAAATGACAGGGTTCGGGCACCTACACACCTACCTGTCCAGTACCAGCCCCTACACCATCCCCGTCCTGCTCCAGTCCCTCTACAAGCTGCAACGCTGGGATGCCCTCTCCCTGCTGTGTGACCACTTGACTCAGAGCTGGGGTCACAGCTGCCGGGAAGCCAGTTCACCCGGGGATTTCCAGTGCCACATctgggcagagagaggaaggggaacTGTGAGAGACTGA